The genomic region TTCGGTTACGATCGTCAACTGCTCGGCCCGGCGGTCGGCAACGACTCCTCTCATACGTAGCGTTTAACATTTACAGCGATTGACACGACATCCACGTGATATCGCAACCACGCACAACGCTCTTCCTGTATGTACTCGTAATACGTGATACACGCCTGCAATTTTACTCCGCAACGCgccgtttttttaatttactgttaATCATGCAATTTTCCGATGAAGAAGATGAACCAACCGCATCAGCTTTACCAACACCATCGCCCGTTAAAAAGAATAAAGCAGGAAAGGTAAGCGTcttctaatatttaattagcttttattaaattgtgagtcaccttaaaaaaaaaaaaattttaaacagattgattttttaatttaatgattttttattatttattttttaattctttataaataacattaaggatttattaattattagatattacctaattagtaattactaataaattacattatttataatataatttaaaaacaaattatgtatttttttatctagataaatgtatgtgtatttttatctttatctagataaaaaaaatgatattatattttatcttatctagataaattttgaattaattatctgttatcttattcatatgattttttggttatcttttCCCAACACTGCTCATAagggtatttttattattttttagtttgtcGGGACCTGCCAAAAGACCATCATCattaatttgtacaaaaaatatcttCTTCAACAAccaaaaatgaaatacataGATATAATGATGTCGTTGTCAAATGATACAGGGATTGGTATAACCACTGTAAAAAGAACAATTCGGGATTACAGACAAAAAGGTGTAGTTTGTTcacctaacaaaaaaaaacaaagattaACCATCATCGAGAAAATTGAAGATTTTGATAAGAATGCTATTCGGCAAAAAATACATGGATTCTGGTACAGGCATGAAATACCTACGTTAAGTAAAGTGTTGGTTGCCATTAACGAAGATTCGAGTCTTCCAACTTTATCTCGTACTGGTTTGTATCGGCTGTTGggagatttaaattttgaattcactAAAAGACAGCGTAATAGTGCACTAACAGAGAGGGAAGATCTTATAAGGTGGCGCAGGAAATTCATTACAAATATAAGGCTCTATAGAAGTGAAGGTCGAACAATTTATTATCTCGATGAGACGTGGGTCAATGCAGGTGAGTGTGCAAATAAAGTGTGGGTCGACAAAACCGTAACATCGAGTCGTGATGCTTTTTTGAAAGGACTGACTACGGGACCCAAAAATCCAACAGGTAAAGGAAAACGATTGATTGTGGTACATATAGGTTCATCA from Acyrthosiphon pisum isolate AL4f unplaced genomic scaffold, pea_aphid_22Mar2018_4r6ur Scaffold_20730;HRSCAF=21972, whole genome shotgun sequence harbors:
- the LOC100574253 gene encoding uncharacterized protein LOC100574253 → MQFSDEEDEPTASALPTPSPVKKNKAGKFVGTCQKTIIINLYKKYLLQQPKMKYIDIMMSLSNDTGIGITTVKRTIRDYRQKGVVCSPNKKKQRLTIIEKIEDFDKNAIRQKIHGFWYRHEIPTLSKVLVAINEDSSLPTLSRTGLYRLLGDLNFEFTKRQRNSALTEREDLIRWRRKFITNIRLYRSEGRTIYYLDETWVNAGECANKVWVDKTVTSSRDAFLKGLTTGPKNPTGKGKRLIVVHIGSSNGFVEGGLLCFESKKNTADYHDEMNGDSFYDWFCGILPLLDDNSIIVMDNASYHSVKLDPAPTMAWKKNKIIQWLEDKNVVVDTKMIKLDLIDKVKEIRATEKYVIDEKAMETNKIVLRLPPYHCELNPIELAWSVVKNHVKQNNTTFKLNDVRQLLIDGVQRVTPEMWANFVKHTIKEEDKMWGIETITDEMLDELVPTSQHVLTITGETSTDSSD